One Euphorbia lathyris chromosome 1, ddEupLath1.1, whole genome shotgun sequence DNA segment encodes these proteins:
- the LOC136221549 gene encoding E3 ubiquitin protein ligase DRIP2-like, whose translation MRLMLIWPDHNLQDVRAKIFPFKRRKVEAPKVATSVALPVRRKERSLSSLVVSAPKVSTQTTTGRRTKHVQRKATALRGCSFPTEKHIKKEEYPAEDNLKNTSSPEIVNKFKQNTRQNSSSLEQNQYL comes from the exons ATGAGATTGATGTTAATATG GCCAGACCACAATTTGCAAGATGTGAGGGCCAAGATTTTTCCATTCAAAAGAAGAAAGGTAGAGGCACCTAAAGTTGCAACATCAGTTGCATTACCAGTCAGAAGGAAAGAGAGATCACTTTCATCATTGGTAGTTAGTGCCCCCAAGGTATCAACGCAGACAACAACTGGAAGAAGAACAAAACATGTGCAGAGAAAAGCAACTGCTTTGCGAGGTTGCAGTTTTCCTACTGAGAAACACATTAAAAAGGAGGAATATCCTGCGGAAGATAATCTAAAGAACACAAGTTCCCCTGAAATTGTGAATAAGTTCAAACAGAACACAAGGCAG AATTCTTCCTCTCTTGAGCAGAACCAATATTTGTAA